The following are from one region of the Pirellulaceae bacterium genome:
- a CDS encoding HAMP domain-containing histidine kinase: MTRHTLNDIHFSAETWHQLVGLLLRSLSADSPQYLDVAAKSHLADLARSDADCAAWLCHIAIPADAGGPLGTVDDRRGRVPTNGRLPSVDGLLTWNEAQFWEDPIAWDDLLGALGSLPQNSPQAQPVRQAAHTALRLRGMQRAYASQLEHEKCEVLYQLAYGLSHELNNPLANIAARAGVLLEKCHQHSDRLLLESILDSALRGAEMLGDLMLVARTPQLRLEDVDLAEFGSQVQQRGADWARLRQVHFDCLWQLTDIVSLDRRLLEEVIWAVLRNALEASLPGQTVRLTAGRSDNQLTVQIDDQGAGLSQQALKHCFDPYYSGREAGRGLGLGLTKARRLAQIHRGHVKLANRATGGCRASVVVQLGTW; this comes from the coding sequence GTGACTCGTCATACCCTAAATGATATTCATTTCTCGGCCGAAACGTGGCATCAGTTGGTTGGCCTGTTGCTACGCTCGCTGTCTGCCGATAGTCCACAGTACTTAGACGTTGCTGCCAAAAGTCACTTAGCCGACTTGGCCCGCTCGGATGCTGACTGCGCAGCTTGGCTATGCCACATTGCGATACCAGCAGACGCAGGCGGGCCGCTTGGAACGGTTGACGACCGCAGAGGCAGGGTGCCAACTAATGGACGCTTGCCCAGCGTTGATGGTCTGCTGACTTGGAACGAGGCGCAGTTCTGGGAGGATCCGATAGCGTGGGATGATCTGCTTGGCGCACTGGGGTCGCTTCCGCAGAACTCGCCGCAGGCCCAACCCGTCAGGCAGGCGGCGCACACGGCGCTGCGCTTGCGAGGTATGCAACGTGCATACGCTAGTCAACTGGAGCACGAAAAGTGCGAAGTACTATACCAACTGGCATATGGACTGAGCCACGAACTAAACAATCCGCTGGCCAATATTGCGGCGCGGGCAGGAGTGCTGCTGGAAAAATGCCATCAGCATTCTGATCGATTGTTGTTGGAATCCATTCTGGACAGCGCGCTGCGGGGCGCGGAGATGCTTGGTGACTTGATGCTGGTCGCTCGGACTCCCCAATTGCGGCTGGAGGATGTCGACTTGGCAGAATTCGGTAGCCAGGTCCAGCAACGTGGAGCCGACTGGGCGCGGCTCAGGCAAGTACATTTCGACTGTCTCTGGCAACTGACCGACATTGTGAGTCTCGATCGACGCTTGCTGGAAGAGGTCATTTGGGCAGTGCTCCGCAATGCTCTCGAGGCGTCGCTACCGGGCCAGACCGTGCGTTTGACGGCCGGGCGGTCAGACAATCAATTGACGGTACAGATTGATGATCAAGGTGCGGGGCTGAGCCAGCAGGCTCTTAAGCATTGCTTCGATCCCTACTACAGTGGACGAGAGGCCGGGCGTGGCTTGGGACTGGGATTGACCAAGGCCCGGCGACTAGCGCAAATTCATCGTGGCCACGTTAAACTGGCTAACCGAGCCACCGGCGGGTGTCGAGCCAGCGTGGTTGTGCAACTGGGGACTTGGTAA
- a CDS encoding response regulator: MSTTKTVFTTGEAAKICKVSQQTIIRCFDNGTLKGFRVPGSRFRRIPRDQLFSFMRDNGIPTDALENGKKKLLIVDDEQDLVDLMADAFARDGRFDIRTANNGFAAGMQVKEFRPDMVVLDVMLPDINGKEVCQRVRSDSTLDSVKIICISGMIEQDKVASLRAAGADDFMQKPFTVDRLIERVCDLLEIDRPVAH; this comes from the coding sequence ATGTCGACAACCAAGACAGTCTTTACGACAGGTGAAGCAGCCAAGATATGCAAAGTTAGTCAGCAAACGATTATTCGCTGTTTTGACAACGGGACATTGAAGGGATTTCGAGTTCCCGGAAGCCGATTTCGAAGAATTCCTCGCGACCAGTTGTTTTCTTTCATGAGAGACAACGGCATTCCCACGGATGCCCTCGAAAATGGCAAGAAGAAGCTGCTGATTGTCGATGACGAACAAGACTTGGTGGATTTGATGGCCGACGCTTTCGCGCGGGATGGTCGTTTCGATATCCGCACCGCGAACAATGGCTTTGCGGCCGGTATGCAAGTCAAAGAATTCCGACCAGACATGGTTGTTCTAGACGTCATGCTGCCAGACATCAACGGCAAAGAGGTCTGCCAGCGAGTTCGTAGCGACAGTACCCTCGATTCGGTCAAGATCATTTGCATTTCGGGGATGATAGAGCAAGACAAAGTTGCCAGCCTCCGCGCCGCCGGTGCCGATGACTTTATGCAAAAGCCATTTACCGTCGATCGACTGATCGAAAGAGTTTGCGATTTACTGGAGATTGACCGGCCGGTGGCGCATTAG
- a CDS encoding glycosyltransferase family 39 protein — translation MTRRVADSVLNLLELWWNKSAFPGQRSENAPAADNHRMAWLAGVAVMTLAAVSIGHSLNHPLFEPDETRYAQIALEMYETGDWTVPKISGQAYMDKPPMLFWSIATSYHLLGVSQFAARAPVALAAWLTILTTYVLGRKLFGTGAAVAGTCCLLCTGLLAVASRFLLTDAILTFATTTASLAMIMALHRESSRSTGLWLILAGVAIGLGILTKGPIALLLTIPPVGIYYRLSNQVRQLHHWHYLAVLAPALSLPAPWFVLMLLKQPGFIQYFFWKHNFQRFTDTFQHEQPFWFYLPILLVAMAPTTFLIPAALRFLTSSQPLVCRMRCQPLGAVLLSASWVVFFFSLSDGKLPAYILPSVPLLSLAIAVCLHRAWVAQRSHQTPPANSTLISGQAAAVGPIVHWSRQGARIGTLLVLIGGLILIPLHGYLARQLTETAIIFGLLVTAALVWLKWFAPSNRRWLDWPWGYAMGASLLVGYFGFGQVLPQFSYWRSDLQLVRQMLTSNPTQTVVFYDRLPNAFQLELPAHTSVITATSLQELQAIAAHPLGAILLTDRQEVAQLRAEAADTLDFQQCPGHRDMFVIRAPEPAGTHSASARPIPAR, via the coding sequence GTGACCAGAAGAGTTGCAGACTCAGTCCTTAATCTACTGGAACTCTGGTGGAACAAGTCGGCCTTTCCGGGCCAACGTTCCGAAAATGCTCCAGCCGCTGACAACCACCGCATGGCTTGGCTTGCCGGAGTAGCCGTGATGACGCTGGCCGCAGTTTCAATCGGCCACAGCTTGAATCATCCGCTGTTTGAACCCGACGAAACGCGATACGCCCAAATCGCTCTGGAAATGTACGAGACAGGAGACTGGACCGTTCCAAAAATTAGTGGCCAAGCATACATGGATAAACCGCCCATGCTCTTCTGGTCGATCGCGACCAGTTACCATCTGCTGGGCGTGTCTCAATTTGCGGCTCGTGCGCCGGTAGCGTTGGCTGCATGGCTAACGATACTAACCACCTACGTCTTGGGCAGAAAACTATTTGGCACGGGAGCTGCGGTCGCCGGAACTTGTTGCTTGCTGTGCACTGGGTTGTTAGCCGTCGCTAGTCGATTTTTACTGACCGATGCTATCTTGACGTTTGCAACAACGACAGCCTCGCTGGCCATGATCATGGCATTGCATCGCGAATCCTCTCGAAGCACCGGCCTGTGGCTTATCCTGGCCGGAGTGGCAATCGGTCTAGGTATATTGACTAAGGGTCCAATCGCCCTTTTGTTAACGATTCCTCCTGTGGGCATCTATTATCGCCTGAGCAATCAGGTGCGTCAGTTGCATCATTGGCATTATCTTGCGGTGCTCGCTCCCGCCCTGTCGCTGCCTGCCCCCTGGTTTGTGCTGATGCTATTGAAGCAACCCGGCTTCATTCAGTACTTCTTCTGGAAGCATAACTTTCAGCGTTTTACGGACACGTTTCAGCACGAGCAACCTTTCTGGTTCTATCTGCCGATTCTGTTAGTGGCCATGGCCCCAACGACTTTTCTAATACCAGCCGCACTGCGATTCTTGACGTCATCCCAACCGCTGGTCTGCCGAATGCGGTGCCAACCCCTAGGCGCTGTCCTACTTTCTGCAAGCTGGGTTGTATTCTTCTTTTCACTGTCCGATGGCAAGCTGCCTGCCTACATTCTACCAAGCGTTCCACTGCTGAGCTTGGCGATTGCCGTCTGCCTGCACCGCGCGTGGGTTGCGCAGCGGAGTCACCAGACACCGCCTGCGAACTCAACATTGATATCCGGCCAAGCTGCTGCCGTTGGGCCCATTGTGCATTGGTCGCGTCAAGGCGCGCGGATTGGCACACTGCTCGTACTAATTGGCGGCTTGATCTTGATCCCGCTACATGGTTACCTGGCGCGACAACTGACTGAGACAGCCATTATTTTTGGATTGCTGGTAACGGCCGCTTTGGTGTGGCTGAAGTGGTTTGCTCCCAGCAATCGGCGGTGGCTCGACTGGCCATGGGGTTATGCAATGGGTGCGAGCCTGCTGGTTGGTTACTTCGGATTCGGTCAAGTGTTACCTCAGTTTTCCTATTGGCGTAGCGATTTGCAGTTGGTTCGTCAGATGCTCACCAGCAATCCCACACAAACAGTCGTGTTTTATGATCGTTTGCCCAACGCGTTCCAATTGGAATTACCGGCGCACACCAGCGTCATCACGGCTACTTCGCTACAGGAGCTTCAGGCAATTGCAGCCCATCCATTAGGAGCGATTCTTCTGACGGATCGCCAAGAAGTAGCACAACTCAGAGCCGAAGCGGCCGACACGCTAGACTTCCAGCAGTGCCCGGGACATCGTGATATGTTCGTCATCAGAGCACCTGAGCCGGCCGGAACCCATTCCGCATCGGCTCGACCGATCCCCGCCAGATAG